The following coding sequences lie in one Sphingopyxis macrogoltabida genomic window:
- a CDS encoding enoyl-CoA hydratase translates to MSGDPLLVERRGAVALLTFNRPDKLNALTSALRRAFIAALSDLADDDEVRAVVLTGAGRAFSSGLDLGEIAASGASVEDNVGAENMVDAIAAFPKPLIGAINGIAVTGGFEIALALDILLVAEEASFIDSHVRVGITPGWGLSQRLARAVGLSRANELSLSARPLAAHEAVAWGLANHVYPAGELVPAALALADQIAAHAPGGVEAMKALIRSGFEATLEAGLRMEDAAARAANLDVAPDAVAAGFNRARAQQGEGGSRE, encoded by the coding sequence ATGAGCGGCGATCCGCTGCTCGTCGAACGCCGCGGTGCGGTAGCGCTGCTTACCTTCAACCGCCCCGATAAGCTCAACGCGCTTACGTCGGCGCTCCGCCGCGCCTTTATTGCCGCTCTTTCTGACCTCGCGGACGACGACGAGGTGCGCGCGGTGGTTCTGACGGGCGCGGGGCGAGCCTTTTCGTCCGGGCTCGATCTCGGCGAGATCGCGGCCTCCGGGGCAAGCGTCGAGGACAATGTCGGCGCCGAGAACATGGTCGATGCGATCGCCGCCTTTCCGAAGCCGCTCATCGGCGCGATCAACGGTATCGCGGTGACGGGCGGGTTCGAGATCGCGCTGGCACTCGATATCCTGCTCGTCGCCGAGGAAGCCTCCTTCATCGACAGCCATGTCCGCGTCGGCATTACACCGGGCTGGGGGTTGTCGCAGCGCTTGGCGCGGGCGGTCGGACTATCGCGCGCCAACGAGCTGTCGCTATCGGCGCGTCCACTTGCCGCGCATGAAGCGGTGGCTTGGGGCCTCGCAAATCATGTCTATCCAGCGGGCGAGCTCGTGCCTGCGGCGCTCGCGCTGGCCGATCAGATCGCCGCGCACGCGCCTGGGGGCGTTGAGGCGATGAAGGCGCTGATCCGGTCCGGGTTCGAGGCCACGCTCGAGGCAGGCCTTCGCATGGAAGACGCAGCGGCGCGCGCCGCCAATCTCGACGTCGCACCCGACGCGGTCGCGGCAGGCTTTAACCGCGCCCGCGCGCAGCAGGGCGAGGGCGGTTCAAGAGAATAG
- a CDS encoding NADP-dependent oxidoreductase → MNRQCLLVCRPEGIAQAKNFEIVEAPHQPLGEGEIRVRNHFLSVEPAMRGWIADKGNYAEPVAIGSVMRALTAGVVTETRHPGYAVGDAVTGWFGWQEEAAAPASAVVRKISETDLPLSLSLGILGINGVTAHLALTGIGKPAPDETLLVSTAAGAVGSAVGQIGKLLGCRTVGIAGGPDKVKLCLERFGYDAAIDYKAGDLRAALARTCPEDIDIYFDNTAGAISDAVLAHLALRARVVVCGTAAIDRWDPWPEGPRIERHLLVKRARMEGFVIFDHMDRYEASVAQLAEWVRTGQLAYEEDILSGIEACPDALAGLYRGENKGKMIIRL, encoded by the coding sequence ATGAACCGCCAGTGCCTCCTCGTCTGCCGCCCCGAAGGCATTGCGCAAGCGAAGAATTTCGAGATCGTCGAGGCGCCGCACCAGCCGCTCGGCGAAGGGGAGATCCGGGTCCGCAACCACTTTCTGTCGGTGGAGCCCGCGATGCGCGGCTGGATCGCCGACAAGGGCAATTATGCCGAACCGGTGGCCATCGGCTCGGTGATGCGCGCGCTTACCGCTGGTGTCGTCACCGAAACGCGTCACCCCGGCTATGCGGTCGGCGACGCGGTCACCGGCTGGTTCGGCTGGCAGGAAGAGGCGGCCGCGCCCGCGAGCGCCGTCGTTCGCAAGATCTCCGAGACCGATCTTCCGCTGTCGCTGAGCCTCGGCATATTGGGGATCAACGGCGTCACGGCGCACCTCGCGCTCACCGGCATCGGCAAACCGGCGCCCGATGAGACATTGCTCGTCTCGACCGCAGCCGGAGCGGTCGGGTCGGCGGTCGGACAGATCGGCAAGCTGCTCGGTTGCCGTACCGTCGGCATTGCGGGCGGTCCCGACAAGGTGAAGCTCTGTCTCGAGCGTTTCGGCTATGATGCCGCTATCGACTATAAGGCGGGCGACCTTCGCGCTGCGCTTGCCCGCACCTGCCCCGAGGACATCGATATCTATTTCGACAATACCGCGGGCGCGATCAGCGACGCGGTGCTGGCGCATCTCGCGCTCCGTGCCCGCGTCGTCGTTTGCGGCACGGCTGCCATCGATCGTTGGGATCCCTGGCCCGAAGGCCCGCGCATCGAACGGCACCTGCTCGTCAAGCGCGCGCGCATGGAAGGCTTTGTCATCTTCGATCATATGGACCGCTATGAAGCGAGCGTCGCGCAGCTTGCCGAATGGGTCCGTACCGGTCAGCTCGCCTATGAAGAAGATATCCTCTCGGGTATCGAGGCGTGCCCCGATGCGCTCGCCGGACTGTATCGCGGCGAGAACAAGGGCAAGATGATCATCCGGCTCTGA
- a CDS encoding TonB-dependent receptor, giving the protein MKTATFRILVSGAAILSPLHAAMAQEAAAPEAPAAQEETYPGEILVTAQRREERVQDIPVAITAFGGQQVEKLGILSLENIAPRVPSFYFGSFGAARPQLYIRGIGTRSFDPGSESSVGVFVDDVYAGRASGSFGSLRDVERIEVLRGPQGTLYGRNTIAGAINVITKGPTDYFTGEAEAGISNYDGYSLFGAVGGPIAGDKLMFRVAGWKAERDGYQTNLQTGTKFQGIDNWGGRARLRFAPSEQLTIDLTAELSRDGDKAAFSGFSRGSGPAESLAGVITPANPLATFLGRPGRTPIPYFGGNAGNLSFDPYLDRKTETYIGRVEYDAGFATITSISALKKLRISDGRDLEGTSLDIANQLSNERSKQFSQEIRITSDPSGPASFDGNLDWIIGAFYYRDRSARSDEFRLGVDSVVALLSGGPQVSTAISDYEIDSYAIFGQATIHLGEKFEVTLGGRYTRDEKRAVQQGLNTRPGVPLIAVPFLVDNSATYESFDPRIVATYKFSPDASIYASYSTGFKSGGFQYVPFSAAQANVLFQPEDIKTYEVGFKSEWLDRRLRFNVAAFHYDYKDLQVSRIVDLGGGSAASLISNAAASKIYGADVELLLRPSDNIDFSVTYGYLDAKYDAYFTNADGVPPTAATDFSDRRLVRAPKHSINVGAEWRIPTGDNSGLTLRADYALLDEFYHEPGNANPIYGGAVSLSREPSYGLLDLRAAYEIGDFRITAYVTNATKQNYRRTVLALGSTLSDFPGEPRIYGLKVGYRF; this is encoded by the coding sequence ATGAAGACTGCCACATTCAGAATTCTGGTGTCCGGCGCGGCGATCTTGTCGCCGCTGCATGCTGCTATGGCGCAAGAGGCGGCGGCGCCGGAAGCGCCGGCTGCGCAGGAAGAAACATATCCTGGCGAAATCCTCGTCACGGCGCAGCGCCGCGAAGAACGCGTTCAGGACATCCCGGTCGCGATCACCGCTTTTGGCGGCCAGCAGGTTGAGAAGCTCGGAATTCTGAGCCTTGAGAACATCGCGCCGCGCGTTCCCTCGTTCTATTTTGGCAGCTTTGGCGCAGCCCGCCCGCAGCTTTACATTCGCGGCATCGGTACCCGTTCGTTCGATCCCGGCTCGGAAAGCTCGGTCGGCGTGTTCGTCGACGACGTCTATGCCGGCCGTGCCTCAGGCTCGTTCGGTTCGCTTCGCGATGTCGAGCGCATCGAAGTCTTGCGCGGTCCGCAAGGCACGCTCTACGGTCGCAACACGATCGCTGGTGCGATAAACGTGATTACCAAAGGTCCGACCGACTATTTCACGGGTGAGGCAGAGGCCGGCATCAGCAATTATGACGGCTATAGCCTGTTCGGCGCCGTCGGCGGCCCGATTGCGGGCGATAAGCTAATGTTTCGCGTAGCGGGCTGGAAGGCCGAGCGCGATGGTTACCAGACAAATTTGCAGACTGGCACCAAATTCCAGGGCATCGACAATTGGGGTGGACGGGCGCGGCTGCGCTTCGCACCGAGTGAACAACTCACGATCGATTTGACGGCCGAATTGTCGCGCGACGGCGACAAGGCGGCATTTTCTGGTTTTAGCCGCGGCAGCGGGCCCGCGGAGTCACTTGCCGGAGTCATCACGCCTGCCAATCCTCTCGCGACATTCCTTGGCCGCCCCGGTCGCACACCTATCCCCTATTTTGGCGGCAATGCGGGCAACCTGTCGTTTGATCCTTATCTCGACCGCAAGACCGAGACATATATCGGACGCGTTGAATATGATGCCGGTTTTGCGACGATCACGTCGATCAGCGCGCTGAAGAAGCTTCGCATTTCAGACGGCCGTGATCTCGAGGGCACTTCTCTCGACATTGCGAACCAGCTTAGTAACGAGCGCTCGAAGCAGTTCAGCCAGGAAATTCGCATCACTTCCGATCCAAGCGGGCCAGCGTCGTTCGACGGAAACCTCGATTGGATCATCGGCGCCTTCTATTATCGTGACCGCAGCGCGCGGAGCGACGAATTTCGCCTGGGCGTCGATAGCGTCGTAGCGTTGCTCAGCGGTGGGCCGCAAGTCAGCACCGCAATCTCGGATTATGAGATCGACAGCTATGCCATCTTTGGCCAGGCGACGATCCATCTTGGCGAAAAATTCGAAGTCACCCTCGGCGGCCGCTATACGCGCGACGAGAAGAGGGCGGTGCAGCAGGGCCTGAACACCCGGCCCGGGGTTCCGCTCATCGCCGTGCCTTTCCTGGTCGACAACAGCGCGACCTACGAGAGTTTTGATCCGCGCATCGTCGCCACTTACAAGTTCAGCCCCGACGCAAGCATCTATGCGAGCTATTCGACCGGCTTCAAGAGCGGCGGCTTTCAATATGTGCCCTTCTCGGCGGCACAAGCGAACGTCCTGTTCCAGCCCGAGGACATCAAGACCTATGAAGTCGGTTTCAAGTCCGAATGGCTCGATCGCCGGCTCCGTTTCAACGTGGCGGCCTTCCATTATGACTATAAGGATCTGCAGGTTTCGCGGATCGTCGATCTGGGCGGCGGCTCGGCCGCCAGCCTGATAAGCAACGCCGCTGCGTCGAAGATCTACGGCGCCGACGTCGAACTCCTGCTGCGTCCGAGCGACAATATCGACTTCAGCGTGACCTATGGTTATCTCGACGCGAAATATGACGCCTATTTCACTAACGCTGATGGTGTTCCGCCGACTGCCGCGACCGATTTCTCTGACCGGCGTCTGGTGCGTGCGCCCAAGCACAGCATCAATGTCGGTGCCGAATGGCGGATTCCGACTGGCGATAATAGCGGTCTGACACTGCGCGCCGACTATGCACTGCTCGACGAATTCTACCATGAGCCGGGCAATGCCAATCCCATCTATGGCGGTGCCGTCAGCCTGTCGCGCGAGCCCTCCTACGGCCTCCTCGATCTCCGCGCGGCGTACGAGATTGGTGATTTCCGGATCACCGCTTATGTTACCAACGCGACCAAGCAAAATTATCGCCGCACGGTCCTGGCTCTCGGCTCGACGCTGAGCGACTTTCCGGGCGAACCGCGAATCTACGGCCTCAAAGTCGGTTATCGCTTCTGA
- a CDS encoding class I adenylate-forming enzyme family protein, which yields MWLFPEIRSLGQYPEYWARHDPSRAALRTAARVVDFAEFDRACARVANYLSDGIARPGELVGFMGKNSFDFYFALFGCARTRAGLVIFNWRLAPAELAAQIADSEVRHAIVEREQAELWQAACAHLSTPPQAIWIDEQETLEKRVAGCSEKPVAKRPHLEDTAFQLYTSGTTGNAKGVMLSHGGTNMMRLSEHLEPTYKWQAGDSFVNGLPNFHLLHIGIMLQCLYNGVAIDIVRQFDPAAMLATIDRMKPTLLTLTPTMLQMLLDHPDAAKTDFSSIRLTLYAGSPISLGLIKRAIATMPGEFMQFYGSTEAGGATSILRPDEHDLEHEEKLKSCGRPLPLIEFRIVDADGREVPDGEPGELLIRQPSITTGYWRQPELTQQAIENGWYRSGDIARRDEEGLYYIVDRAKDMIVSGGENIYSAEIENVLSTHPAVAGVAVIGVPDPRWGESVKAIVIVREGHAADEDVLVAHCRGLLAGYKVPKSVDFVEAFPLVPSGKVSKKDLRAPYWDGQQRSVA from the coding sequence ATGTGGCTCTTTCCGGAAATCCGTAGCCTTGGCCAATATCCCGAATATTGGGCGCGCCATGATCCCTCGCGCGCGGCACTCCGCACGGCGGCGCGGGTCGTCGACTTTGCCGAGTTCGATCGCGCCTGCGCGCGCGTCGCCAACTATCTCTCGGACGGGATCGCGCGTCCCGGTGAGCTGGTCGGCTTCATGGGCAAGAACAGCTTCGACTTCTATTTCGCGCTCTTCGGCTGTGCGCGCACCCGCGCCGGCCTCGTCATCTTCAACTGGCGCCTCGCGCCCGCCGAGCTCGCCGCGCAGATCGCCGACAGCGAGGTCCGCCATGCGATCGTCGAACGCGAGCAGGCGGAGCTCTGGCAGGCGGCGTGCGCGCACCTCAGCACGCCCCCGCAGGCGATCTGGATCGACGAGCAGGAGACGCTGGAAAAGCGCGTGGCGGGCTGTTCCGAAAAGCCGGTCGCCAAGCGGCCGCATCTGGAGGACACGGCGTTCCAGCTCTACACCTCGGGTACGACGGGGAATGCCAAGGGGGTGATGCTCTCGCATGGCGGCACCAACATGATGCGGCTCTCGGAGCATCTCGAACCGACCTACAAATGGCAGGCGGGCGACAGTTTCGTCAACGGCCTGCCCAATTTCCATCTGCTGCACATCGGTATCATGCTGCAGTGCCTCTACAATGGCGTGGCGATCGACATCGTGCGGCAGTTCGACCCCGCCGCGATGCTCGCCACCATCGACCGCATGAAGCCGACGCTCCTGACGCTGACCCCGACGATGCTCCAGATGCTGCTCGACCATCCCGATGCAGCGAAGACCGATTTCTCGTCGATCCGTCTGACGCTCTATGCGGGCTCGCCGATCAGCCTCGGCCTCATCAAGCGCGCGATCGCCACCATGCCCGGCGAGTTCATGCAATTCTACGGCTCGACAGAGGCGGGCGGGGCGACATCGATCCTCCGGCCCGACGAGCATGATCTCGAGCATGAAGAAAAGCTCAAGAGCTGCGGCCGCCCGCTGCCGCTGATCGAGTTTCGCATCGTCGACGCCGATGGCCGCGAAGTGCCCGACGGCGAACCGGGCGAACTTCTCATCCGCCAGCCGTCGATCACCACGGGCTATTGGCGCCAGCCCGAACTGACCCAGCAGGCAATCGAAAATGGCTGGTATCGCTCGGGCGATATCGCGCGGCGTGACGAAGAGGGGCTCTATTATATCGTCGACCGCGCCAAGGACATGATCGTCTCGGGCGGCGAGAATATCTACTCGGCCGAGATCGAGAATGTGCTGTCGACCCATCCGGCGGTTGCTGGCGTCGCCGTCATCGGTGTCCCCGATCCGCGCTGGGGCGAGAGCGTGAAGGCGATCGTCATCGTGCGCGAGGGGCATGCTGCCGACGAAGATGTGCTGGTCGCCCACTGTCGCGGCCTGCTCGCCGGCTACAAGGTCCCCAAAAGCGTCGATTTTGTCGAGGCCTTCCCGCTCGTGCCGTCGGGCAAGGTGTCCAAGAAGGACCTTCGGGCGCCCTATTGGGATGGGCAACAGCGCAGCGTCGCATGA
- a CDS encoding SDR family oxidoreductase, translated as MLEGRHIVILGGSSGIGFAVAESAIAAGATVHIGSTNLAKIEDALARLGAQASGAVVDTTDETSLAAFFEGCSAIDHLVHTAGDRLPRGLTIGSDFDLAAAQSAMGARFWGPLLAVKHALPKLSPEASITLTAGLYAHRPTRGSTMSTAIAGAVEHLARGLAVDLAPVRVNAVTPGLIATEMWAKVPEDARGAMTKAQPLPRMGFPVEAAEAYLYFMRAGFTTGQVAVVDGGRLFS; from the coding sequence ATGCTCGAAGGCCGTCACATCGTTATTCTCGGGGGAAGCTCGGGGATCGGCTTCGCCGTTGCCGAGTCCGCGATTGCCGCCGGCGCCACTGTCCATATCGGTTCGACGAACCTGGCAAAAATCGAGGATGCGCTCGCGCGGCTTGGAGCGCAGGCCAGCGGCGCGGTGGTCGATACGACCGACGAGACCAGCCTCGCTGCCTTCTTCGAAGGCTGCAGCGCGATCGATCATCTCGTGCACACGGCAGGCGACCGGCTCCCCCGCGGGCTCACGATCGGCTCCGACTTCGACCTGGCGGCCGCGCAAAGCGCCATGGGTGCCCGCTTCTGGGGGCCGCTGCTCGCGGTCAAGCACGCGCTGCCCAAGCTGTCGCCCGAGGCCTCGATAACGCTGACGGCCGGGCTCTACGCGCACCGGCCGACCAGGGGATCGACGATGTCGACCGCGATCGCCGGCGCGGTCGAACATCTCGCGCGCGGCCTCGCGGTCGACCTTGCGCCGGTCCGGGTGAATGCGGTGACGCCGGGGCTGATCGCGACCGAGATGTGGGCGAAGGTTCCCGAGGATGCGCGGGGCGCGATGACGAAAGCCCAGCCGCTGCCGCGGATGGGCTTTCCCGTCGAAGCCGCCGAAGCCTATCTTTATTTCATGCGCGCGGGCTTCACGACCGGACAGGTCGCTGTGGTCGACGGCGGCCGGCTATTCTCTTGA
- a CDS encoding enoyl-CoA hydratase/isomerase family protein: MAFERLTLTVKGGLARLEFNNAVRGNPIDETFCAETCEAATLLSVDPSVRCVLVTALGDAFGYGGDITSFVNDLDSLPANIKRWTTSLHSGIARLQRMDAPVVAAVHGVCAGGMSAFVAGADILIAAEDAKFVAAYPGIGFSCDAGSSIMYARRMGAARARRFLLLNESLGAEAALACGLADEVHSKDAFRARAEEVARQLAAGPTKAFGEIRRLMLSVFDQPLETQLELEAQALSRSSGTRDAAGAIKAFTERRRPEFGGV, from the coding sequence ATGGCGTTCGAGCGCTTGACGCTGACGGTCAAAGGCGGGCTGGCCCGTCTCGAATTCAACAATGCGGTGCGGGGCAACCCGATCGACGAGACCTTCTGCGCTGAAACCTGCGAAGCAGCGACCCTGTTGTCGGTCGATCCCTCGGTACGCTGCGTCCTCGTCACCGCGTTGGGCGACGCGTTCGGCTATGGCGGCGACATCACCAGCTTCGTGAACGATCTCGACTCGCTGCCCGCGAATATCAAGCGCTGGACGACATCGCTCCACAGCGGGATAGCGCGGCTCCAGCGCATGGATGCGCCGGTCGTCGCGGCGGTGCACGGCGTTTGTGCAGGCGGCATGTCGGCTTTCGTCGCCGGCGCCGACATCCTGATCGCAGCCGAGGATGCGAAGTTCGTCGCCGCCTATCCCGGGATCGGCTTCTCGTGCGACGCGGGATCGTCGATCATGTATGCGCGGCGCATGGGCGCGGCGCGCGCGCGCCGGTTCCTCCTGCTCAACGAAAGTCTCGGCGCCGAGGCCGCGCTCGCATGCGGCCTTGCCGACGAAGTCCATTCGAAGGATGCGTTCCGCGCGCGGGCCGAAGAGGTGGCCCGGCAACTGGCCGCAGGGCCGACCAAGGCGTTCGGCGAGATCCGGCGCCTCATGCTTTCGGTCTTCGACCAGCCGCTCGAGACCCAGCTCGAACTCGAAGCCCAGGCGCTCAGCCGGTCGTCGGGGACGCGCGACGCGGCGGGCGCCATCAAGGCGTTCACCGAGCGTCGTCGACCCGAATTCGGAGGGGTGTGA